The Gambusia affinis linkage group LG11, SWU_Gaff_1.0, whole genome shotgun sequence genome contains a region encoding:
- the LOC122839738 gene encoding uncharacterized protein LOC122839738 produces MASNSSTNSSTPTSLFAPIQVPICCVGCGIPAESYGFLWVASSTRWCHKCVHTHFSYVTAIFCVEGRGVPYIAASTSRILERDHKIVWTSALGQDENELSSSKLGNGRMYPIVRKLWENQVSRRCLPTLHLLNGKVVAVGEYIPPVCPVSPDMFVDVGTQTSTATQDQCSQTELLSSSHQPCQTTDTGSSSSTYEEEFQELLAELCLPTPPQEVTAAGSAPAPPPRPSPPHLQPQPCSTSDADMDTDVLLPPPSNLTEYDVVDAWTPSPSPTVIAEEDVLFLCCDDGLDNGLDLF; encoded by the exons ATGGCATCTAACTCATCTACTAACTCTTCTACTCCGACATCACTCTTTGCGCCTATTCAA GTACCGATCTGCTGTGTGGGGTGTGGAATCCCCGCAGAATCCTATGGATTCCTTTGGGTTGCATCGTCAACTCGTTGGTGCCACAAGTGTGTGCACACTCACTTTAGCTATGTAACGGCTATCTTCTGCGTCGAAGGACGTGGGGTCCCGTACATTGCGGCTTCTACATCTAGAATCCTGGAGCGAGACCACAAGATCGTGTGGACCTCTGCCTTGGGCCAAGACGAAAACGAGCTATCATCGTCCAAACTGGGCAATGGGCGGATGTACCCCATAGTCAGGAAATTGTGGGAGAACCAAGTGTCCCGTCGTTGCCTACCTACTCTTCATCTTTTGAATGGCAAGGTGGTGGCTGTGGGAGAGTATATTCCCCCTGTTTGTCCAGTATCTCCGGATATGTTCGTCGACGTCGGAACCCAAACTAGCACAGCAACACAGGATCAGTGTTCCCAAACTGAGTTACTCAGTTCATCTCACCAACCCTGCCAGACGACTGACACCGGTTCTTCATCATCCACCTACGAGGAAGAATTCCAGGAGCTGTTGGCAGAGTTATGTCTCCCAACACCTCCCCAAGAGGTGACTGCGGCTGGTTCTGccccagctcctccacctcggCCGAGTCCCCCACATCTTCAGCCCCAGCCCTGCTCTACATCTGACGCGGATATGGACACGGATGTCTTGCTCCCACCACCGTCGAATCTCACGGAGTACGACGTTGTGGATGCGTGGACACCGTCTCCCTCTCCTACGGTCATCGCTGAAGAAGATGTCCTCTTTCTTTGCTGTGATGATGGACTGGACAACGGCCTTGACCTCTTTTGA